A window from Citrus sinensis cultivar Valencia sweet orange chromosome 5, DVS_A1.0, whole genome shotgun sequence encodes these proteins:
- the LOC102629273 gene encoding protein ESSENTIAL FOR POTEXVIRUS ACCUMULATION 1 isoform X1: protein MAANSSASDSRRQLPVAPPLQIPKDVQGSDNPIPLSPQWLLPKPGESKPGIGTGESHFSQHPAHGDHSEIKKSSGTGEEMNEIHKKKDVFRPSLLDMETGRRDRWRDEERDTNSLVRKDRWRDGDKEHGDNRRMDRWTENSSSRHFGEARRTPSDRWTDSGNRDTNYDQRRESKWNTRWGPDDKETDGLREKWSDSSKDSDMHHDKGLSHVSGHGKDEREGENYRPWRSNLLQSRGRGDTSHHQNLTPNKQVPAFSYSRGRGEGTPPVFSAGRGKLISGGNSINSVSTHSQSLAILSDRVESNHGEYLPLRYSRTKLLDVYRMTDMRSYKKLIEGLAQVPSLTQEEPLEPLAFYAPNPDESAVLKGIDKGDIVSSGAPQISKDGSVGRNSVDFTPSRRTKHDSREDLSLAVDDSKDENSDNLKGGYANYSGGSSLDRQTHNYVSNTKMETIQDQKSHTDNKFRTEVSKEDSTPYRRPEVPINREASMQENNSVQSGTPWKTSSLGESSYVGSYGQRDIPSDIRAKSPDMAWSQLQKDTTKQWEGDMPKSLYSRDEAKWQTSEDPVIKRQSSIVMDREQEARKISQLTPEELVLYYKDPQGEIQGPFRGIDIIGWFEAGYFGIDLLVRLAGASNDSPFSLLGDVMPHLRAKARPPPGFNVPKHNETDALNRPNYSGFDVMRNETRHKESLAMEAENRFLESLMAGNMSNIPQGFQGYVGNNPSGGPPSGLDISNDPYLLVKRMSLERQRSLPNPYSFWPGRDAAPMVTQSDIVSDSQTSHAKLLSSVTDNSRQPPHSQSAELMSILQGLSDRSASSINGGVSSWPNFSAQSGLDPIQNKPDIHHTQNFPPQSAFGIQNQRLQTQNPTSLVNLLGQTIDNPAAGLSTPEKVISSSLSQDPQVLNMLQQHQYLLQAQSQAPVPAQQLLLLDQLLLFKQQQKQDEQQQLLRQQQLLSQVLSEHHSHQLLNEQSYAPSQAAIPADPSRLQSSQELLQGGLQIPVPKMRDERMKDLLNLPPQVTQDLGHSSGSDFVQFPHQVFSHQKSWTATRPEQIDDIHLKDKLAAPIEGESFPSLDVMNKSLHESSLVEKPVFASDGHAPLSDEKASEDIPRANETINDATEDSLPSEFCELPFVPPTGICESIASMPEHSNDVKVQPDVAFDALQVESKKSIDGLSMVTEVKSVEVREGKKGSEKKSRKQKSGKSQSSDQSKGVTKISSLQQSKQSETGGPIGERKSETNNNAGETHYVTSTQKKRESDSVAVTAENPDAQHIKSSLPENFYGNDVETVEIDSEFRSVGSASVPNSQIEPGHRAWKPAPGFKPKSLLEIQQEEQRRAQAEMAVSEITSSVHSINLSSPWTGIVAHSDPKVSKEIRKDVVVAELNVEKPENSPETKSKKSQLHDLLAEEVLAKSIERDVEAPNSVSTFPSLQGTIVHAESVDDGNFIEAKETKKSRKKSAKAKGSGVTKVSAASSDVPVGTSPIEKGKNSRLVQQEKEVLPAIPSGPSLGDFVLWKGESANTSTGPAWSTDAKKAPKPTSLRDILKEQEKKVSSSQPLSQITTPQKSLPPQATDGGNLSRSVSASPSKAASPIQINSQSVTQSKYKGDDDLFWGPLEQSKKETKQSDFPLLSNQGSWGTKNTPVKATSGGSLSRQKSMGGRTAERTLSSSPASAQSFLKGKKDALTKHSEAMDFRDWCERECVRIIGTKDTSFLEFCLKQSRSEAELLLKENLGSFDPNHEFIDKFLDYKELLPADVLDIAFQSRNDRKFSGVSAGDTSSENAGIGDFGRDNAVGTDGSAKGGGKKKGKKGKKVSPSVLGFNVVSNRIMMGEIQSVED from the exons ATGGCCGCCAATAGCTCCGCCTCCGACTCTCGCCGCCAGCTCCCTGTCGCGCCGCCCCTTCAGATCCCCAAAG ATGTTCAAGGATCTGACAATCCTATTCCACTTTCACCGCAGTGGCTTCTGCCAAAGCCAGGGGAGAGTAAACCTGGAATAGGAACTGGG GAAAGTCACTTCAGCCAGCATCCAGCTCATGGAGATCACTCAGAGATCAAAAAATCATCTGGAACTGGAGAAGAGATGAATGAGATACATAAGAAAAAGGATGTGTTTCGGCCTTCATTGCTTGATATGGAAACTGGTCGACGTGACCGCTGGCGTGATGAAGAAAGAGACACCAATTCCTTGGTGCGCAAAGATCGCTGGAGGGATGGGGATAAAGAACATGGGGACAACCGCAGGATGGATCGGTGGACAGAAAACTCATCCTCAAGACATTTTGGGGAAGCACGCCGTACTCCCTCTGATCGTTGGACTGATTCAGGTAACAGGGACACCAATTATGATCAAAGGCGTGAGAGCAAATGGAACACACGCTGGGGGCCTGATGATAAAGAGACAGATGGTTTACGCGAGAAATGGTCTGATTCTAGTAAGGACAGTGACATGCATCATGATAAAGGATTATCTCATGTTTCTGGCCATGGAAAGgatgagagagagggagaaaaTTATCGGCCTTGGAGATCCAACTTGTTGCAAAGCCGAGGAAGAGGTGATACTTCTCATCACCAAAATCTGACGCCTAACAAACAGGTTCCTGCATTTTCCTACAGCCGTGGGCGTGGAGAAGGCACTCCTCCAGTTTTTTCTGCTGGTCGTGGGAAGCTAATTTCTGGTGGGAACTCCATCAACAGTGTTTCTACACATTCACAGTCTCTGGCAATTCTCTCAGACAGGGTTGAAAGTAACCATGGAGAATATCTTCCTTTAAGATACAGTAGAACCAAATTGCTTGATGTGTATAGGATGACAGATATGAGATCATATAAAAAACTAATAGAAGGGCTTGCCCAGGTGCCTTCTCTTACACAGGAAGAACCATTAGAGCCTCTAGCATTTTATGCGCCTAATCCTGATGAATCG GCTGTTTTAAAGGGAATTGATAAAGGGGACATAGTAAGTAGTGGTGCGCCTCAAATATCAAAAGATGGATCTGTGGGTCGGAATTCTGTGGATTTTACTCCATCAAGACGAACCAAACATG ACAGTAGAGAAGATTTATCGCTTGCAGTTGATGATTCCAAAGACGAAAATTCCGACAATTTAAAGGGCGGCTATGCAAATTACTCTGGCGGCTCATCCCTGGATAGGCAGACTCACAATTATGTGTCTAACACAAAGATGGAAACCATTCAAGATCAAAAGTCTCACACTGATAACAAGTTTAGAACTGAAG TGTCTAAAGAAGATAGCACTCCTTATCGAAGGCCTGAAGTTCCCATCAACAGAGAAGCAAGCATGCAAGAAAATAATTCCGTCCAGTCTGGCACCCCATGGAAAACCTCATCACTTGGAGAAAGTTCTTATGTAGGCTCTTATGGGCAGAGGGATATTCCAAGTGATATTAGAGCAAAATCCCCTGATATGGCCTGGTCACAGCTGCAGAAGGATACTACTAAGCAATGGGAAGGTGATATGCCTAAATCTTTATATTCTAGAGATGAAGCTAAATGGCAGACCAGTGAGGATCCTGTTATTAAAAGGCAGTCATCAATAGTTATGGACAGGGAACAGGAAGCCAGAAAGATTTCACAGCTGACGCCAGAAGAACTTGTACTTTACTATAAAGATCCTCAGGGTGAAATTCAAGGTCCTTTTAGAGGGATTGATATTATTGGATGGTTTGAGGCTGGGTATTTTGGTATAGATTTACTAGTCCGCCTTGCTGGTGCATCAAATGACTCACCATTTTCGTTACTTGGTGATGTTATGCCCCATTTACGAGCTAAGGCCAGGCCACCACCTGGATTTAATGTGCCAAAACATAATGAAACAGATGCATTAAATCGACCAAACTACAGTGGCTTTGATGTAATGAGGAATGAGACAAGGCATAAGGAGAGTTTGGCAATGGAAGCTGAAAATAGGTTCTTGGAGTCATTAATGGCTGGTAATATGAGTAATATTCCTCAAg GTTTTCAAGGTTATGTTGGAAATAATCCCAGTGGTGGTCCTCCATCTGGTTTAGATATTTCAAATGACCCATATCTCTTGGTGAAGAGAATGTCACTTGAACGGCAGAGATCTTTACCCAATCCTTATTCTTTTTGGCCAGGAAGAGATGCTGCACCTATGGTTACACAGTCTGATATAGTCTCCGACTCCCAGACGTCACATGCGAAACTCCTATCTTCAGTGACTGACAATTCTCGCCAACCGCCTCATTCTCAAAGTGCTGAATTGATGTCCATCCTCCAAGGTTTATCTGACAGGTCTGCCTCTAGCATAAACGGTGGTGTTTCTAGTTGGCCAAATTTCTCTGCCCAAAGTGGCTTGGATCCAATTCAGAATAAACCTGATATTCATCATACTCAAAACTTTCCTCCCCAATCCGCCTTTGGGATTCAAAACCAAAGGTTGCAAACACAGAATCCCACCTCTTTAGTGAATTTACTAGGTCAAACTATAGATAATCCTGCTGCTGGTTTATCAACGCCTGAAAAAGTAATTTCCTCTAGTTTATCTCAAGACCCACAAGTGTTAAATATGTTGCAGCAGCACCAGTACTTATTGCAGGCTCAATCCCAGGCTCCTGTTCCAGCGCAGCAGCTATTGTTGCTGGATCAGCTCTTGTTGTTTAAGCAGCAACAGAAACAGGACGAGCAGCAACAGTTGCTACGGCAACAGCAGTTACTTTCTCAGGTTCTGTCAGAACATCATTCTCACCAGCTTTTGAATGAGCAGTCTTATGCACCATCACAGGCAGCCATACCAGCAGATCCTTCTCGGCTTCAGTCATCGCAAGAATTGCTACAGGGTGGCTTGCAGATACCGGTTCCAAAGATGCGAGATGAACGTATGAAAGACCTACTGAATTTGCCTCCACAAGTGACTCAGGATTTAGGCCATTCTAGTGGGTCTGATTTTGTGCAGTTCCCACATCAGGTGTTTAGTCATCAGAAGAGCTGGACTGCTACTCGTCCAGAACAGATAGATGATATCCATCTTAAGGACAAGTTGGCAGCACCAATAGAAGGCGAAAGCTTTCCTTCGTTAGATGTGATGAACAAATCTCTTCACGAGTCTTCTCTAGTAGAGAAACCAGTCTTTGCTTCTGATGGTCATGCTCCTCTAAGTGATGAGAAGGCATCTGAAGACATTCCTAGGGCTAATGAAACTATAAACGATGCAACAGAGGACTCTTTACCTTCAGAGTTTTGTGAACTTCCTTTTGTACCACCTACCGGAATTTGTGAAAGTATTGCATCTATGCCTGAGCATTCGAATGATGTAAAAGTTCAACCAGATGTTGCTTTTGATGCACTGCAGGTTGAAAGCAAGAAAAGCATTGATGGACTTTCAATGGTGACAGAGGTAAAGAGTGTTGAGGTTCGTGAGGGGAAAAAAGGTTCTGAGAAGAAGTCAAGAAAGCAGAAGTCTGGTAAGTCACAATCTTCAGACCAATCAAAGGGAGTAACAAAAATATCCTCTTTGCAGCAATCAAAGCAATCTGAAACAGGAGGGCCAATTGGTGAGAGAAAATCTGAGACAAATAATAATGCAGGAGAAACACACTATGTAACATCtacacaaaagaaaagagagagtgaTTCTGTGGCTGTTACTGCAGAAAATCCTGATGCTCAACATATTAAGAGCTCATTacctgaaaatttttatgggaATGATGTTGAAACTGTTGAAATCGATAGTGAATTCAGGTCTGTTGGGTCTGCGTCAGTACCAAATAGTCAAATAGAGCCTGGACATCGAGCATGGAAACCTGCCCCTGGTTTCAAGCCAAAGTCATTATTGGAAATTCAACAAGAAGAACAGAGAAGGGCACAGGCAGAAATGGCAGTGTCTGAGATCACTAGTTCTGTCCACTCCATAAATTTGTCATCCCCTTGGACAGGTATTGTGGCCCATTCAGACCCTAAAGTTTCTAAGGAAATTCGAAAAGATGTAGTTGTTGCTGAGTTGAATGTGGAGAAACCAGAAAATTCTCCAGAAACAAAGAGCAAGAAGAGCCAGTTACATGATCTCTTGGCAGAAGAAGTTTTGGCAAAGTCCATCGAAAGAGATGTGGAGGCTCCTAATAGTGTGTCTACTTTTCCTAGCTTACAGGGTACGATTGTGCATGCTGAATCTGTTGATGATGGTAACTTTATTGAGGctaaagaaactaaaaagaGTCGCAAAAAGTCTGCAAAAGCTAAGGGTTCTGGAGTTACTAAGGTCTCAGCAGCGTCTTCTGATGTTCCTGTTGGTACAAGTCCCATTGAGAAGGGCAAAAACTCTCGTCTGGTACAGCAGGAGAAGGAAGTATTGCCAGCAATACCATCAGGCCCATCTTTGGGAGATTTTGTTCTTTGGAAGGGGGAGTCCGCAAATACTTCAACTGGTCCTGCTTGGTCTACTGACGCCAAGAAGGCCCCTAAACCTACATCATTAAGGGATATCCTAAAAGAGCAAGAGAAGAAGGTTTCTTCTTCCCAGCCCCTAAGTCAAATAACAACTCCCCAAAAGTCTCTGCCGCCTCAGGCTACTGATGGTGGTAATCTATCCCGGTCAGTTTCCGCTTCTCCATCTAAAGCTGCTTCTCCTATCCAGATCAATTCCCAATCTGTTACTCAGTCGAAATATAAAGGAGATGACGATCTATTCTGGGGCCCACTTGAACaatcaaagaaagaaactaaGCA GTCAGATTTCCCTCTTCTTTCAAACCAGGGCAGTTGGGGAACTAAAAACACCCCTGTAAAAGCAACTTCAGGCGGGTCATTAAGCCGTCAGAAATCGATGGGTGGCAGAACTGCCGAGCGCACTCTTTCATCCTCACCTGCTTCTGCTCAGTCGTTCttgaaagggaaaaaagatgCCTTGACAAAGCACTCAG AGGCCATGGACTTCAGAGATTGGTGTGAGAGAGAGTGTGTTAGGATCATTGGGACAAAAG ATACGAGTTTCTTGGAGTTTTGTTTGAAGCAATCCAGATCAGAAGCTGAGTTGCTTCTGAAAGAGAACCTTGGATCCTTTGATCCCAATCATGAGTTCATTGACAAGTTTCTCGACTACAAGGAGTTGTTGCCAGCAGATGTACTTGACATTGCCTTTCAAAGTCGGAATGATCGGAAGTTCAGTGGTGTCAGCGCTGGAGATACGAGTTCTGAGAATGCAGGGATTGGAGACTTTGGCCGGGATAATGCAGTGGGCACTGATGGGTCTGCCAAGGGGGGAGGCAAGAAAAAGGggaagaaaggaaagaaggttAGTCCTTCGGTTTTGGGATTTAATGTGGTGAGTAACCGTATCATGATGGGTGAGATTCAGTCGGTGGAAGATTAG
- the LOC102629273 gene encoding protein ESSENTIAL FOR POTEXVIRUS ACCUMULATION 1 isoform X2 produces the protein MAANSSASDSRRQLPVAPPLQIPKDVQGSDNPIPLSPQWLLPKPGESKPGIGTGESHFSQHPAHGDHSEIKKSSGTGEEMNEIHKKKDVFRPSLLDMETGRRDRWRDEERDTNSLVRKDRWRDGDKEHGDNRRMDRWTENSSSRHFGEARRTPSDRWTDSGNRDTNYDQRRESKWNTRWGPDDKETDGLREKWSDSSKDSDMHHDKGLSHVSGHGKDEREGENYRPWRSNLLQSRGRGDTSHHQNLTPNKQVPAFSYSRGRGEGTPPVFSAGRGKLISGGNSINSVSTHSQSLAILSDRVESNHGEYLPLRYSRTKLLDVYRMTDMRSYKKLIEGLAQVPSLTQEEPLEPLAFYAPNPDESAVLKGIDKGDIVSSGAPQISKDGSVGRNSVDFTPSRRTKHDSREDLSLAVDDSKDENSDNLKGGYANYSGGSSLDRQTHNYVSNTKMETIQDQKSHTDNKFRTEVSKEDSTPYRRPEVPINREASMQENNSVQSGTPWKTSSLGESSYVGSYGQRDIPSDIRAKSPDMAWSQLQKDTTKQWEGDMPKSLYSRDEAKWQTSEDPVIKRQSSIVMDREQEARKISQLTPEELVLYYKDPQGEIQGPFRGIDIIGWFEAGYFGIDLLVRLAGASNDSPFSLLGDVMPHLRAKARPPPGFNVPKHNETDALNRPNYSGFDVMRNETRHKESLAMEAENRFLESLMAGNMSNIPQGFQGYVGNNPSGGPPSGLDISNDPYLLVKRMSLERQRSLPNPYSFWPGRDAAPMVTQSDIVSDSQTSHAKLLSSVTDNSRQPPHSQSAELMSILQGLSDRSASSINGGVSSWPNFSAQSGLDPIQNKPDIHHTQNFPPQSAFGIQNQRLQTQNPTSLVNLLGQTIDNPAAGLSTPEKVISSSLSQDPQVLNMLQQHQYLLQAQSQAPVPAQQLLLLDQLLLFKQQQKQDEQQQLLRQQQLLSQVLSEHHSHQLLNEQSYAPSQAAIPADPSRLQSSQELLQGGLQIPVPKMRDERMKDLLNLPPQVTQDLGHSSGSDFVQFPHQVFSHQKSWTATRPEQIDDIHLKDKLAAPIEGESFPSLDVMNKSLHESSLVEKPVFASDGHAPLSDEKASEDIPRANETINDATEDSLPSEFCELPFVPPTGICESIASMPEHSNDVKVQPDVAFDALQVESKKSIDGLSMVTEVKSVEVREGKKGSEKKSRKQKSGKSQSSDQSKGVTKISSLQQSKQSETGGPIGERKSETNNNAGETHYVTSTQKKRESDSVAVTAENPDAQHIKSSLPENFYGNDVETVEIDSEFRSVGSASVPNSQIEPGHRAWKPAPGFKPKSLLEIQQEEQRRAQAEMAVSEITSSVHSINLSSPWTGIVAHSDPKVSKEIRKDVVVAELNVEKPENSPETKSKKSQLHDLLAEEVLAKSIERDVEAPNSVSTFPSLQGTIVHAESVDDGNFIEAKETKKSRKKSAKAKGSGVTKVSAASSDVPVGTSPIEKGKNSRLVQQEKEVLPAIPSGPSLGDFVLWKGESANTSTGPAWSTDAKKAPKPTSLRDILKEQEKKVSSSQPLSQITTPQKSLPPQATDGGNLSRSVSASPSKAASPIQINSQSVTQSKYKGDDDLFWGPLEQSKKETKQSDFPLLSNQGSWGTKNTPVKATSGGSLSRQKSMGGRTAERTLSSSPASAQSFLKGKKDALTKHSDTSFLEFCLKQSRSEAELLLKENLGSFDPNHEFIDKFLDYKELLPADVLDIAFQSRNDRKFSGVSAGDTSSENAGIGDFGRDNAVGTDGSAKGGGKKKGKKGKKVSPSVLGFNVVSNRIMMGEIQSVED, from the exons ATGGCCGCCAATAGCTCCGCCTCCGACTCTCGCCGCCAGCTCCCTGTCGCGCCGCCCCTTCAGATCCCCAAAG ATGTTCAAGGATCTGACAATCCTATTCCACTTTCACCGCAGTGGCTTCTGCCAAAGCCAGGGGAGAGTAAACCTGGAATAGGAACTGGG GAAAGTCACTTCAGCCAGCATCCAGCTCATGGAGATCACTCAGAGATCAAAAAATCATCTGGAACTGGAGAAGAGATGAATGAGATACATAAGAAAAAGGATGTGTTTCGGCCTTCATTGCTTGATATGGAAACTGGTCGACGTGACCGCTGGCGTGATGAAGAAAGAGACACCAATTCCTTGGTGCGCAAAGATCGCTGGAGGGATGGGGATAAAGAACATGGGGACAACCGCAGGATGGATCGGTGGACAGAAAACTCATCCTCAAGACATTTTGGGGAAGCACGCCGTACTCCCTCTGATCGTTGGACTGATTCAGGTAACAGGGACACCAATTATGATCAAAGGCGTGAGAGCAAATGGAACACACGCTGGGGGCCTGATGATAAAGAGACAGATGGTTTACGCGAGAAATGGTCTGATTCTAGTAAGGACAGTGACATGCATCATGATAAAGGATTATCTCATGTTTCTGGCCATGGAAAGgatgagagagagggagaaaaTTATCGGCCTTGGAGATCCAACTTGTTGCAAAGCCGAGGAAGAGGTGATACTTCTCATCACCAAAATCTGACGCCTAACAAACAGGTTCCTGCATTTTCCTACAGCCGTGGGCGTGGAGAAGGCACTCCTCCAGTTTTTTCTGCTGGTCGTGGGAAGCTAATTTCTGGTGGGAACTCCATCAACAGTGTTTCTACACATTCACAGTCTCTGGCAATTCTCTCAGACAGGGTTGAAAGTAACCATGGAGAATATCTTCCTTTAAGATACAGTAGAACCAAATTGCTTGATGTGTATAGGATGACAGATATGAGATCATATAAAAAACTAATAGAAGGGCTTGCCCAGGTGCCTTCTCTTACACAGGAAGAACCATTAGAGCCTCTAGCATTTTATGCGCCTAATCCTGATGAATCG GCTGTTTTAAAGGGAATTGATAAAGGGGACATAGTAAGTAGTGGTGCGCCTCAAATATCAAAAGATGGATCTGTGGGTCGGAATTCTGTGGATTTTACTCCATCAAGACGAACCAAACATG ACAGTAGAGAAGATTTATCGCTTGCAGTTGATGATTCCAAAGACGAAAATTCCGACAATTTAAAGGGCGGCTATGCAAATTACTCTGGCGGCTCATCCCTGGATAGGCAGACTCACAATTATGTGTCTAACACAAAGATGGAAACCATTCAAGATCAAAAGTCTCACACTGATAACAAGTTTAGAACTGAAG TGTCTAAAGAAGATAGCACTCCTTATCGAAGGCCTGAAGTTCCCATCAACAGAGAAGCAAGCATGCAAGAAAATAATTCCGTCCAGTCTGGCACCCCATGGAAAACCTCATCACTTGGAGAAAGTTCTTATGTAGGCTCTTATGGGCAGAGGGATATTCCAAGTGATATTAGAGCAAAATCCCCTGATATGGCCTGGTCACAGCTGCAGAAGGATACTACTAAGCAATGGGAAGGTGATATGCCTAAATCTTTATATTCTAGAGATGAAGCTAAATGGCAGACCAGTGAGGATCCTGTTATTAAAAGGCAGTCATCAATAGTTATGGACAGGGAACAGGAAGCCAGAAAGATTTCACAGCTGACGCCAGAAGAACTTGTACTTTACTATAAAGATCCTCAGGGTGAAATTCAAGGTCCTTTTAGAGGGATTGATATTATTGGATGGTTTGAGGCTGGGTATTTTGGTATAGATTTACTAGTCCGCCTTGCTGGTGCATCAAATGACTCACCATTTTCGTTACTTGGTGATGTTATGCCCCATTTACGAGCTAAGGCCAGGCCACCACCTGGATTTAATGTGCCAAAACATAATGAAACAGATGCATTAAATCGACCAAACTACAGTGGCTTTGATGTAATGAGGAATGAGACAAGGCATAAGGAGAGTTTGGCAATGGAAGCTGAAAATAGGTTCTTGGAGTCATTAATGGCTGGTAATATGAGTAATATTCCTCAAg GTTTTCAAGGTTATGTTGGAAATAATCCCAGTGGTGGTCCTCCATCTGGTTTAGATATTTCAAATGACCCATATCTCTTGGTGAAGAGAATGTCACTTGAACGGCAGAGATCTTTACCCAATCCTTATTCTTTTTGGCCAGGAAGAGATGCTGCACCTATGGTTACACAGTCTGATATAGTCTCCGACTCCCAGACGTCACATGCGAAACTCCTATCTTCAGTGACTGACAATTCTCGCCAACCGCCTCATTCTCAAAGTGCTGAATTGATGTCCATCCTCCAAGGTTTATCTGACAGGTCTGCCTCTAGCATAAACGGTGGTGTTTCTAGTTGGCCAAATTTCTCTGCCCAAAGTGGCTTGGATCCAATTCAGAATAAACCTGATATTCATCATACTCAAAACTTTCCTCCCCAATCCGCCTTTGGGATTCAAAACCAAAGGTTGCAAACACAGAATCCCACCTCTTTAGTGAATTTACTAGGTCAAACTATAGATAATCCTGCTGCTGGTTTATCAACGCCTGAAAAAGTAATTTCCTCTAGTTTATCTCAAGACCCACAAGTGTTAAATATGTTGCAGCAGCACCAGTACTTATTGCAGGCTCAATCCCAGGCTCCTGTTCCAGCGCAGCAGCTATTGTTGCTGGATCAGCTCTTGTTGTTTAAGCAGCAACAGAAACAGGACGAGCAGCAACAGTTGCTACGGCAACAGCAGTTACTTTCTCAGGTTCTGTCAGAACATCATTCTCACCAGCTTTTGAATGAGCAGTCTTATGCACCATCACAGGCAGCCATACCAGCAGATCCTTCTCGGCTTCAGTCATCGCAAGAATTGCTACAGGGTGGCTTGCAGATACCGGTTCCAAAGATGCGAGATGAACGTATGAAAGACCTACTGAATTTGCCTCCACAAGTGACTCAGGATTTAGGCCATTCTAGTGGGTCTGATTTTGTGCAGTTCCCACATCAGGTGTTTAGTCATCAGAAGAGCTGGACTGCTACTCGTCCAGAACAGATAGATGATATCCATCTTAAGGACAAGTTGGCAGCACCAATAGAAGGCGAAAGCTTTCCTTCGTTAGATGTGATGAACAAATCTCTTCACGAGTCTTCTCTAGTAGAGAAACCAGTCTTTGCTTCTGATGGTCATGCTCCTCTAAGTGATGAGAAGGCATCTGAAGACATTCCTAGGGCTAATGAAACTATAAACGATGCAACAGAGGACTCTTTACCTTCAGAGTTTTGTGAACTTCCTTTTGTACCACCTACCGGAATTTGTGAAAGTATTGCATCTATGCCTGAGCATTCGAATGATGTAAAAGTTCAACCAGATGTTGCTTTTGATGCACTGCAGGTTGAAAGCAAGAAAAGCATTGATGGACTTTCAATGGTGACAGAGGTAAAGAGTGTTGAGGTTCGTGAGGGGAAAAAAGGTTCTGAGAAGAAGTCAAGAAAGCAGAAGTCTGGTAAGTCACAATCTTCAGACCAATCAAAGGGAGTAACAAAAATATCCTCTTTGCAGCAATCAAAGCAATCTGAAACAGGAGGGCCAATTGGTGAGAGAAAATCTGAGACAAATAATAATGCAGGAGAAACACACTATGTAACATCtacacaaaagaaaagagagagtgaTTCTGTGGCTGTTACTGCAGAAAATCCTGATGCTCAACATATTAAGAGCTCATTacctgaaaatttttatgggaATGATGTTGAAACTGTTGAAATCGATAGTGAATTCAGGTCTGTTGGGTCTGCGTCAGTACCAAATAGTCAAATAGAGCCTGGACATCGAGCATGGAAACCTGCCCCTGGTTTCAAGCCAAAGTCATTATTGGAAATTCAACAAGAAGAACAGAGAAGGGCACAGGCAGAAATGGCAGTGTCTGAGATCACTAGTTCTGTCCACTCCATAAATTTGTCATCCCCTTGGACAGGTATTGTGGCCCATTCAGACCCTAAAGTTTCTAAGGAAATTCGAAAAGATGTAGTTGTTGCTGAGTTGAATGTGGAGAAACCAGAAAATTCTCCAGAAACAAAGAGCAAGAAGAGCCAGTTACATGATCTCTTGGCAGAAGAAGTTTTGGCAAAGTCCATCGAAAGAGATGTGGAGGCTCCTAATAGTGTGTCTACTTTTCCTAGCTTACAGGGTACGATTGTGCATGCTGAATCTGTTGATGATGGTAACTTTATTGAGGctaaagaaactaaaaagaGTCGCAAAAAGTCTGCAAAAGCTAAGGGTTCTGGAGTTACTAAGGTCTCAGCAGCGTCTTCTGATGTTCCTGTTGGTACAAGTCCCATTGAGAAGGGCAAAAACTCTCGTCTGGTACAGCAGGAGAAGGAAGTATTGCCAGCAATACCATCAGGCCCATCTTTGGGAGATTTTGTTCTTTGGAAGGGGGAGTCCGCAAATACTTCAACTGGTCCTGCTTGGTCTACTGACGCCAAGAAGGCCCCTAAACCTACATCATTAAGGGATATCCTAAAAGAGCAAGAGAAGAAGGTTTCTTCTTCCCAGCCCCTAAGTCAAATAACAACTCCCCAAAAGTCTCTGCCGCCTCAGGCTACTGATGGTGGTAATCTATCCCGGTCAGTTTCCGCTTCTCCATCTAAAGCTGCTTCTCCTATCCAGATCAATTCCCAATCTGTTACTCAGTCGAAATATAAAGGAGATGACGATCTATTCTGGGGCCCACTTGAACaatcaaagaaagaaactaaGCA GTCAGATTTCCCTCTTCTTTCAAACCAGGGCAGTTGGGGAACTAAAAACACCCCTGTAAAAGCAACTTCAGGCGGGTCATTAAGCCGTCAGAAATCGATGGGTGGCAGAACTGCCGAGCGCACTCTTTCATCCTCACCTGCTTCTGCTCAGTCGTTCttgaaagggaaaaaagatgCCTTGACAAAGCACTCAG ATACGAGTTTCTTGGAGTTTTGTTTGAAGCAATCCAGATCAGAAGCTGAGTTGCTTCTGAAAGAGAACCTTGGATCCTTTGATCCCAATCATGAGTTCATTGACAAGTTTCTCGACTACAAGGAGTTGTTGCCAGCAGATGTACTTGACATTGCCTTTCAAAGTCGGAATGATCGGAAGTTCAGTGGTGTCAGCGCTGGAGATACGAGTTCTGAGAATGCAGGGATTGGAGACTTTGGCCGGGATAATGCAGTGGGCACTGATGGGTCTGCCAAGGGGGGAGGCAAGAAAAAGGggaagaaaggaaagaaggttAGTCCTTCGGTTTTGGGATTTAATGTGGTGAGTAACCGTATCATGATGGGTGAGATTCAGTCGGTGGAAGATTAG